The genomic window GAAAGTGTGACCTAGCTCATCGATCTCTAACTCCAGGGAATACTCCGCTTGCGAATGGAGAGCGCTTGATGTGGCTGTCTACTTCCTTTCCTTCTTTGCCAGTTGTTTCTTTCGCCATTTCCTCCAGGGAGGGACTGTGTGATCACAAGCGACCCACCAGATTAAAAAACCAGGCAAAAACCAGCCACTGCTGCCTCCGGCGAGCATCACCCAGATCCCAAGTGCAAATAAAGGCCAAGCTAACCATTGTGACCACTCCTTCGCATACAGCTCCTGCCACTGCACCCAGAGCTTTCTCACCCTTCTCCCCGTAGACGATATCGACCTTTTAGCAAACCATTATATGCTGTTCTGACTGGTCCTAATCGATCGCGCCATTGACGGCCTTCTATGCGCTGCTTCGCTCTGCGGGATAGCGCCTGAAGCACTTCAAGTAACATTCTCTTCTGGGGATCTGTTGAACAGTGCTTATAACCGAGCATCATGGAGAGTGATGTTGCTGCAACGGTTCTTGAGAAACTGTGCGTTTAGAATCATCGCCGTTGGCAAGGTACGCAAAGGCTGGATCCAAGACGGCCTAGCGATGTATCAAAAACGCCTACCAGGCTTGATTATCACAGAGGTTCGTGATGCATCTATGCCGCGAGAAGCGGAAGCGATCAGGGCCGCACTCAATAGCAACGAAGTGCTGGTTCCTCTTAGCGAAGAAGGGGAAGCGCTGACTTCAGTGTCCTTTGCTAAACGCCTTGAAAAATATGGCTCTCAACGTCTTGCCTTTGTGATTGGTGGCGCTGATGGCCTATCAGCAGAGCTGAAAAACTCAACCCAATGGCAGCTCAGTTTGTCTGCGATGACGCTTCCTCATGAACTTGCTCGCTTGTTGCTTGTGGAGCAGCTCTACCGAGCACAGACCATCACGCAAGGAGGTAAATACCACAGGAGCTAACGATTCTGCAGATCTGAATTGCGATCACTGATAAAACAGCTGCATTCGATTAATGCGATAACTCTTGAGCACACTGAAAAGGAAATCAGTTTAAGATAATGATGATGCTCAAATGTCAGATTGCTTCAGCAATATATGCCACAACACTCTCTCCAGAATGAAATCCAACCATCCTTCCAATCTTTATCAGTTGCCAGCCTCGGCGTCTGTTAATTCTTAGTTAACGAACTAATATTAGAACCTCAAAATAGGATGCTGTTCAAGTTCATGTCACTAATATTTACTTTAAGCTGACCAAGCTTACAGTTGACTTTAAGCTGGTCATTGTCCACTAAATGATCAATAGAGGTCTTTCGATATGCCTGATGACGAAATTTTGCGCAGAAAAGCATTATCACAACTCAGGAAGAAAAGGGTACTGAAGAGACAGGCTCAAACCTATTTCACTGTTAACCTTGCTCTGATTGTGATTTGGTTGGTAACTGGCATGGGCTACTTCTGGCCCATTTGGCCTATTTTTGGATGGGGCATTTCTCTTTCTGTTCAGTCTTGGAAGCTTGCTCATCCAGAGAGAGACTTCAGCACAGAAGAGATTGAGGCAGAGATGCGCCGCAGTTGATTTAAATCAATACTATTTTATACACCTATCTTTTTCAATTGGTTTCAGTTAAGTGAATACACAGAATGATAAGTGAGTTATGATCTGAGGAATATCAAGACCTAAATGCTTCTGCGGTCTAAATCTTTCTCTGACCAGCTAATGACTGTCAAATGTGTTTCATTGATGTAGCCTATGACGCTAAGTCCCTAATCTTCTTGCGTCTACACTTTTTTAATTGATCATGCAAAGACTATTGCTTGCACCACTGGCAATTATTGTGGTTTCGACCATTTCATCAAAGTCCTTAAATGCACATGATAATGCTAAGTATGGCAAGGATCTTGGTACTAAGATTGAAACACTTGTGCAAAGCACTAAGCAATGGGATGGAAACTTTCTTCCCGATTACCCAACCAGCAACGCTGAAATCACAGTTCTGCGTATCACGATTCCAGCCGGAGTCACCCTGCCATTGCATACCCACCCAGTCATCAGTGCAGGAGTAATCCTTCAAGGCACGCTTCAGCTAACTCTTCAAGATGGAACGACACGCCTTTTCAATCAGGGAGCTGCGCTGATTGAGACAGTGAATACAGTTCATACCGGAAAAAGTCTTGGTCCAAAAGACACTGTTGTTCTCGTTTTTTATGCAGGCAGCAAGCATCTTCCGAGGACTGTTCAGGTGAAAACGAAAGCCCTTTGAGAAAGGTTCCCTAGGCAGCGCTTAAAACTTAAATGCTGGCAGGTTCTACAGAGCAGCTCGATCAGGCACGAGCGATCCTGTAAAGAGGTTGCTACCGCCTGGGGACACACCCCTATCAAGCCAAATCAGAAAATCACCCTGCTGGAACGGGTGTACTATCGGGTTGACGTCCGATGTCGCGATGGAGTTCAGCGAGCCTCTTCTTCATTTGCGCTCCGAGCGGAAGCAGCAGATCCTGCCATTAGCGAGTGAGCACGTGGCGGCAGGCTTCCCCTCCCCTGCTGAGGACTATATCGAGATCGGTATCGACCTCAACGAACAGTTGATTCGTCATCCGGCTAGCACCTTCTTCCTGCGTGTTAGCGGCCACTCAATGACAGGTGTTGGCATCCACAATGGCGACCTCTTGGTTGTCGACCGCAGCCTAGATGCACGCCCCGGTCACATCGTGGTGGCGATTCTTGATGGTGCCTTCACACTCAAACAACTTGTCCGCCACCGTGGTGTACTGCGTCTAGAGGCCGCCCATTCCAATTACCCACCGCTGGATCTGGCCTGCTTCGGTGACGTGCAAATCTGGGGTGTGGCAGTGCATTCCATTCATAGCCTCAACCCTGCGCAGCAAATATCCCACTCAACACAACGCCTACATGAATAGGCTCAAAATAGGCAAGACGATGAATAAGGCTGCCCGGCATAGCAATAGTGTTGTTGCTCACCTTTAAAGATATTGCCTTTAAATCGTATATAGAGATAGGCAAGTTTGGTGGATCAAATGGCTGACTTTTGTTCACCCAGATCGCGTAAGGCAAGGATGCGATCAGACCAATAACAATGAGAGGAGCCTTTGAAATCCCATAACGTGTCGGTCAACTGACCAAGCCATTGACGCCTTTCTTGTTGTTCATTTGCCTCTTGATCGGAAACCCAAGCAGAAACAGAGGTGTGGGAGTAATTCAGGGATTTCTCCTCCGGCCCCCTTGCCCAGCCAAGATCTTCCAGATACTCGTGAACACATTCATCTACAAATGCAAACCAATCATGTAAGTGTTTAATACCATTGGCTTTAATCGCTTTTTGCTGAAGCTCTGAGGCTCCTTCTGGAGACTCAACATGGCCATGCACAGCTATGATTTCTTCTCTGATATTGAGCCATTCGCAATCACCCTGTGATTGAAGCTCATAGTAACGTTCGCGGAACTGATCATCTTCCTTGCAAAGCCATTCGATCCAGACCTCTTCCATCAACTCTCTGATCTCTTGCCTATCTCCTCTTGATAGCCATTCAGAGAAGGTTTCCTTGTTGACTCTCTGAATAATATCTTTCTGATGCTTGCTTAGAGTTGGTGCCATTGCAAATCCTTTGGTCTTGTTGGTTTTACAAAAGACCCGACCGATGCGGTTGCTCATAACATGGAATCAACCTATGTGGCCAGGTTCAGCTAAGACGTCATAGACGACTTTTTGTAGACATTGTTAGGGATTC from Prochlorococcus marinus str. MIT 9313 includes these protein-coding regions:
- a CDS encoding 2TM domain-containing protein, coding for MPDDEILRRKALSQLRKKRVLKRQAQTYFTVNLALIVIWLVTGMGYFWPIWPIFGWGISLSVQSWKLAHPERDFSTEEIEAEMRRS
- a CDS encoding cupin domain-containing protein, which translates into the protein MQSTKQWDGNFLPDYPTSNAEITVLRITIPAGVTLPLHTHPVISAGVILQGTLQLTLQDGTTRLFNQGAALIETVNTVHTGKSLGPKDTVVLVFYAGSKHLPRTVQVKTKAL
- a CDS encoding 23S rRNA (pseudouridine(1915)-N(3))-methyltransferase RlmH — protein: MLLQRFLRNCAFRIIAVGKVRKGWIQDGLAMYQKRLPGLIITEVRDASMPREAEAIRAALNSNEVLVPLSEEGEALTSVSFAKRLEKYGSQRLAFVIGGADGLSAELKNSTQWQLSLSAMTLPHELARLLLVEQLYRAQTITQGGKYHRS
- a CDS encoding LexA family protein; protein product: MEFSEPLLHLRSERKQQILPLASEHVAAGFPSPAEDYIEIGIDLNEQLIRHPASTFFLRVSGHSMTGVGIHNGDLLVVDRSLDARPGHIVVAILDGAFTLKQLVRHRGVLRLEAAHSNYPPLDLACFGDVQIWGVAVHSIHSLNPAQQISHSTQRLHE